The DNA window AACCTGCTTTAATAGGTAAGAATAAAACACCAGCACCTACTGCTGTGCCAAATAAACTTAATACCCATTCTGTGTCTGCTTTGTTCCATTTAGCAGTGTTCGTAGTGCTGTCCGCGATTGTTGTAGTAGCTTGCTCTGACATTTATCTATTACCTGTAATATTGCGCTGTGTCTCGATTGGTGCATAGGATAATGATCTGAATTTTATTTAAAGTGATGCAGATCGCTTTTTTGCTTTGAATATAAAAAATAACCTGTATTTATCAAAATAATTTGATGTTTTACGTGTTTTTTATTAACAACCCTCGTATTTGTGTGTTTATTGAGCGGGTTATTGTGTTTGTGCTTATCCGTGTTCGTTTTACGCCTGAATCTAGTTGTTTATGTCGCTTTGTTACATGCGTTTGGTTTTATAATTCGCACTGTCATCCTCCTTTAAATATATTGGTAGCTATTAGTGGGTAGTTATTTTGTTTTTAACAATTAATTAGCAATTATTTTGTATACGTAGATCACGCTTATATTAAAAGGCTCAAATTTATTTTAGTGTTACTTTTGAGTGTTTCAGGTTTAAAATCGTGTGACTGCCTAGTTTTGAGTATTCACCTAGTAGTGATGAGGAGTTTTAAGCGGTTATTTCAACATCTAAAGTAAATAGATGCTGAAATATTAATGAGTAGTGTACTGTACTGCTATTTTTCTGTTGGGTAGATAAAATATCCGCGAGCGGCGTAATGATCAGATAAATCCCAAATTCCCCACAGTGATTCGGTTAATACGCGAGGCGCGAATATTTCTTGGCTTGCTGTCATTGGCTGTAAATTGTCATTTCCTGTTAGTGTGTAATCAAGATATTCTAAATAAGGTTTCTCTGCCCAATAGTTAGTATTGGAATCAAAAGACAGGTTGTGGCCTTTGTTTTCAGGTTCGCTGGCATTAAGAATATATTCCATTTGGTCGCGATCGCCGGGCAAGCCGATTTTGTTGACGTTGAAATCTCCTGCTAAAATGACGGCCTCGTTTGCTGGGATATTTTGCTCTCGAATAAATTCACCCATTTCTTCTAGCTGGGCTAAACGTGCTGATCGGTTACTATCATCATCAGATGATTGGGTGTGGGTCGCAAACACATGGTAAATGTAACCTTGCTTGTTAATGCGAGCATAAATAACACCACGGGTAGCGGCACACTGAATACCATTACAATTGGTATACTTTAGGCTTTTTTCTTCTTCTACAGGCCAAGGCGTTAAAATACGCGTACCTGACTGCATGATTTTTCCTAATTTGAATATTTCGCTGCTGGTAAAACTATATTCTTTACTGAGCTGTTTAAGTAATTTTTTTGTTCGAATTGGATCAAAGACCTCTGTGAGTACCAAGGCATCATAACCTGACATAATTTCTGGCATCTCAGTTAGACGATCACTCACCTTTTTAGAACCGAATATAGTCGTAGCCCAGATGTTATAGCTTAATAAGCTAAATTCATTACCAGGTCCAATAGCAGGTTTCTGATCATGCAGTTGTAAAACATAATTGACTTTGCCACCTTTATTTAGCTTTTCACTATTAAAGGCGATAGTATTTTTTCTATCGGCAAGTTGGATTTCAAAACGCTGAATTGCGCTGTTCGTTTGTGGTTCGATAGTCAATTCATGACTGTCGATACCAAAGGCAAGTTCACCGTTTGTCACTCTCTGGGTTAAGCTAAAGTTGTAATCTCCATTGCTGAGTAAAATGGCGATGTCATCGTCAGTGCTGAACCGTGTAATATTAGCGAGATCCACGGTGCTCAATGGCATCACTTCTGCTGTTAACAATTCAATATTATTACCTTTTTCAATATACGCATACAGGGTATGCGGTGTGCTATTGGTAAATTGAACAATGGTATGGCGTTCAGTGGGTACTTGGCTCATCGCCATTAAGACCGGGGTGATCATGTATAGCCCAAGTAAGACTGCTATTTTCCTTAACATAAATATCCTTGATTGTTTTTATATTGTATGAAATTTAATACTACCCAGAGATGAGTATAAATGATTATTGTGCATATTAAGTACGCATAGTAAGCAATTTTGATGACACTTTGATTAGAGTACTATTTTTTTATGTTTTAAGTTGATTGGTATCACTTGCTATTTCAAAGATGAATTTATAATGTTTACGCAATTAAAAATTAATATTTATTGTTTTGTTGGTTAAGTATTGCTTTAAACATTTAGTTGCAGGTGTTAAATGCTGGTTTTTTCAGTGTTTTGTAGATTTAAAATGTTTCCTTTTATTGTTGTTTTAGTTATAAATTCTATTACTGATTGAATTTAGCAAACTTGGTACGGATAAATGGCTGCAATACAGAATAATGACGGGGAATCTCGAGGACACTTTGGTTCTCGTTTTGGTTTTATAATGGCAGCGGCAGGTTCTGCTGTTGGTATTGGTAATATTTGGGGGTT is part of the Moritella viscosa genome and encodes:
- a CDS encoding putative exported phospholipase, which produces MLRKIAVLLGLYMITPVLMAMSQVPTERHTIVQFTNSTPHTLYAYIEKGNNIELLTAEVMPLSTVDLANITRFSTDDDIAILLSNGDYNFSLTQRVTNGELAFGIDSHELTIEPQTNSAIQRFEIQLADRKNTIAFNSEKLNKGGKVNYVLQLHDQKPAIGPGNEFSLLSYNIWATTIFGSKKVSDRLTEMPEIMSGYDALVLTEVFDPIRTKKLLKQLSKEYSFTSSEIFKLGKIMQSGTRILTPWPVEEEKSLKYTNCNGIQCAATRGVIYARINKQGYIYHVFATHTQSSDDDSNRSARLAQLEEMGEFIREQNIPANEAVILAGDFNVNKIGLPGDRDQMEYILNASEPENKGHNLSFDSNTNYWAEKPYLEYLDYTLTGNDNLQPMTASQEIFAPRVLTESLWGIWDLSDHYAARGYFIYPTEK